In Nitrospirae bacterium YQR-1, the genomic stretch TCCTTATAACCCTTATACACCCTGCGTCCCGGCGTGCTAACCTTCTGAAGCCCGGTTATTACACTCTTGTTTTCCACATACTTCAAAGACACCCGCAGTACTCCCTGCTTTTTATCTTTTAATATCTTGTACGCTCTTATAAAACCCTCTTCTTTTAATAACTTAGCTATTTCAAGCTTAATCCGGGATGCCGGTATATCCACCTTCTCCGCCCGAATCATTATAGCGTTTCTCATTCTTGTTAGCATATCTGCTATTGGATCAGTCATCATGGTCTAATACCTCTACCAACTCGATTTTACAACACCGGGGACTTTGCCCTGTAGTGCCAATACTCTGAAACATATACGGCAAAGCCCAAACTTTCTTAAATAGCCGCGGGGCCTTCCGCACACATGGCATCTGTTGTACGCCCTTACTTTAAACTTAGGCGTCCTTTTACACTTCTCTATCATACACGTCTTTGCCATTTATCCTCCAATCACCTTATCACACCGAACCCCTCCGGTTTGTCTCTGCAACTCTCTCAGTCCCTGAAGGGCATTCCAAACTCTTTAAGGAGTGCTTTACACTCCTTGTCATTCCTTGCCGTTGAACACACAACAATATTTAACCCATGCACTGTGTTGACTTTATCATAATCTATCTCCGGAAAGATAAACTGCTCTCTGACTCCGGTTGCAAAATTTCCGCGCCCGTCAAAGGACTTACCTGATACACCTTTAAAATCCCTGATTCTGGGCAACGACAGTGATATAAACCTATCCAGAAACTCATACATCATATCCCCACGCAAAGTAACCATACACCCTATAGGCATACCCTTTCTCAGCTTAAACCCCGCTATAGACTTTTTGGCCTTTGTTACAACAGACTTCTGCCCTGAGATTGCCTCAAGTTCTTTCTGAGCGGCATCCAACAGCTTTATGTCCTGTATCGCCTCTCCAAGACCGACATTAAGCACCACCTTGGTAAGACGGGGCACTTGCATTATGTTTTTATATGAAAAGTCCTTCATCAACTTAGGCACTATTTCCTTAGTGTATTTTTCTTTCAGGCGCACTTCCATAGCTTCTAATCCATAACCTCCTTGCATTTCTTGCAAACCCTGACCTTCTTACCGCCCTCAAGCACTTTATTGCCTATCCTGGTTGGTTTGCCGCATCGGGTACACACCACCATTACCTTGGAAATATGCAGAGGGAACTCCTTCTCTATTATCCCTCCCTGCGTATATTTCTTGTTTGGCTTCATATGTTTCTTTATTATATTGACATTTTCCACCAATATACTGTCCTTCTCAGGCATACTCTTTATGACACGGCCTCTTTTGCCTTTTTCCTTGCCGGTCAGTACCAGTACCGTGTCTTCTTTTCTTATGCTTAATCCCATTGTCTCACCACCTTAATTTCTCCAAAGCCACCATCTCAGGCAATTACTACTTCACCGCACACAGTCTCTCTTTCTTTACTCATTACAGCACTTCAGGTGCAAGAGATATTATTTTCGTAAACTCCTTCCACCTTAATTCCCTTGCCACAGGACCGAATATTCTCGTCCCGATAGGTTCGCCGGCAGCGTTTATTAAAACCGCCGCATTTTGCTGAAACCTTATATAGGTGCCGTCAGCCCGTCTTGTCTCCTTACGCGTCCTTACAACAACCGCCTTTGCCACCGAACCCTTTTTCACGTTACTTAACGGTATCGCCTCTTTTACGCTTACCACTATTATATCTCCAATGCGTGCATACCTTTTCTTATAGCCGCCAAGCACTTTAATACATTGCACTTTCTTCGCACCGGAATTATCAGCAACATCAAGCACTGTCTCAACCTGTATCATCCACGTGCCCCTTTTCCAGTTTATTTACAACAACCCAACGTTTTGTTTTACTAAGAGGCCGAGACTCCGTTACTGAGACCCTATCACCGGCCTTACACATATTCTTCTCATCATGTGCCTTTACTTTCAATGTATGTTTCATTGTCTTTTTATATAGTGGATGCTGGTACAGGGATGTTATCGCCACTGTTACCGTTTTATCCATCTTGTCACTGATTACATCTCCGGTATATAGCTTCTTAGGCATTTCTTCATTTCCCCGTCTTAAGTTGTGTTTTTATCGTTAACACCCTTGCAATATCTTTCCGCACTGCACGGCTGCGCATCGGGTTTTGTATCTCGCCTGTTGCACCCTGAAACCTGAGGTTAAAGAGCTCCTTTCTCAGCTCCCTTTCCTTAGTATCGAGTTCTTCCCCTGTCATGGATTTTAACTCCGCCACTTTCACAGCACAGCCTCCTCTCTCCTTACAAATTTTGTTGATATAGGAAGCTTAAACGAGGCTAAACGCATGGCCTCTTTTGCCGTCTCCTCCGTTACACCGGATACCTCATAGAGCACCCTGCCTGGTTTAACCACAGCGACCCAGTATTCAAGATTTCCCTTTCCCTTACCCATTCTGGTTTCAGCCGGTTTTTTCGTTATCGGCTTGTCGGGAAAAATCCTTATCCAAAGCTTACAGCCTCTCTTAGCATATCTGGTTATTGCCACCCTGGCAGATTCTATCTGTCTGCTTGATATCCAGCCGGGCTCAAGAGCTTTTAGGCCATACTCACCAAAGGAGACTTCCGAGCCGCGGGTAGCCTTACCATTCATGTTACCTTTCATCATCTTTCTGTACTTTACCTTCTTAGGCATCAACATATCGTTTGCTCCTTACCCTCTCTGTCTCTTAATCCTCAGGCTGTGCCCTTAGTCTCCGGCAATATGTCACCCTTGTATATCCACACCTTCACACCGATTATTCCATAAGTTGTCTTTGCCCGGGCTGTGCCGTAATCAATATCCGCCCTGAAGGTGTGAAGCGGCACCCTACCCTCTTTATACCACTCTGTACGGGCTATTTCCGCCCCGGAAAGCCTTCCGGCACAGGCAATCTTTACACCCAGTGCTCCAAATCGCATCGAGGAGAGCACCGATTTCTTCATCGCCCTCCTGTAGGCTACACGTTTTTCTATCTGCATCCCAATATTTTCTGCTACCAGCTGAGCATCAAGCTCCGGTTTTCTTATTTCCTTTATATCAATGCTAACCTGCTTTGTTATAGACGACTCTATCGCTTTTTTGAGGTTTTCCACCTCTATACCCTTTTTACCGATTATGATACCCGGGCGCGCTGTGTGTATTATTATCTTTATTTTTTGACCTGCACGCTCAATTTCCACCTTACTTATCCCTGAATGATACAATTTCTCTTTTATGTAATGCTGTAAATACAAATCCTCATGCAACTGCAGGGCATAAG encodes the following:
- the rpsH gene encoding 30S ribosomal protein S8 yields the protein MMTDPIADMLTRMRNAIMIRAEKVDIPASRIKLEIAKLLKEEGFIRAYKILKDKKQGVLRVSLKYVENKSVITGLQKVSTPGRRVYKGYKDVESVMGGVGMAILSTPKGIVTDNTCRQDKVGGEVIAHIW
- a CDS encoding type Z 30S ribosomal protein S14, whose translation is MAKTCMIEKCKRTPKFKVRAYNRCHVCGRPRGYLRKFGLCRICFRVLALQGKVPGVVKSSW
- the rplE gene encoding 50S ribosomal protein L5; the encoded protein is MEVRLKEKYTKEIVPKLMKDFSYKNIMQVPRLTKVVLNVGLGEAIQDIKLLDAAQKELEAISGQKSVVTKAKKSIAGFKLRKGMPIGCMVTLRGDMMYEFLDRFISLSLPRIRDFKGVSGKSFDGRGNFATGVREQFIFPEIDYDKVNTVHGLNIVVCSTARNDKECKALLKEFGMPFRD
- the rplX gene encoding 50S ribosomal protein L24, with product MGLSIRKEDTVLVLTGKEKGKRGRVIKSMPEKDSILVENVNIIKKHMKPNKKYTQGGIIEKEFPLHISKVMVVCTRCGKPTRIGNKVLEGGKKVRVCKKCKEVMD
- the rplN gene encoding 50S ribosomal protein L14, coding for MIQVETVLDVADNSGAKKVQCIKVLGGYKKRYARIGDIIVVSVKEAIPLSNVKKGSVAKAVVVRTRKETRRADGTYIRFQQNAAVLINAAGEPIGTRIFGPVARELRWKEFTKIISLAPEVL
- the rpsQ gene encoding 30S ribosomal protein S17 → MPKKLYTGDVISDKMDKTVTVAITSLYQHPLYKKTMKHTLKVKAHDEKNMCKAGDRVSVTESRPLSKTKRWVVVNKLEKGHVDDTG
- the rpmC gene encoding 50S ribosomal protein L29; this encodes MKVAELKSMTGEELDTKERELRKELFNLRFQGATGEIQNPMRSRAVRKDIARVLTIKTQLKTGK
- the rplP gene encoding 50S ribosomal protein L16, translated to MLMPKKVKYRKMMKGNMNGKATRGSEVSFGEYGLKALEPGWISSRQIESARVAITRYAKRGCKLWIRIFPDKPITKKPAETRMGKGKGNLEYWVAVVKPGRVLYEVSGVTEETAKEAMRLASFKLPISTKFVRREEAVL
- the rpsC gene encoding 30S ribosomal protein S3 — its product is MGQKTHPIGNRLGIIKTWESKWYSKSAYALQLHEDLYLQHYIKEKLYHSGISKVEIERAGQKIKIIIHTARPGIIIGKKGIEVENLKKAIESSITKQVSIDIKEIRKPELDAQLVAENIGMQIEKRVAYRRAMKKSVLSSMRFGALGVKIACAGRLSGAEIARTEWYKEGRVPLHTFRADIDYGTARAKTTYGIIGVKVWIYKGDILPETKGTA